A single Capra hircus breed San Clemente chromosome 13, ASM170441v1, whole genome shotgun sequence DNA region contains:
- the RBPJL gene encoding recombining binding protein suppressor of hairless-like protein isoform X1 — MEPEAEDLGRKRRTPEALLPSVYSSADERCSQGDFPPREGYVRYGSLVQLVCTITGITLPPMIIRKVAKQCALLDVDEPISQLHKCAFQFPGGPPGGGGTYLCLATEKVVLFQASPCPKEANRALLNDNSCWTIIGTESVEFSFSTSLACTREPVTPVPLISTLELSGGGDVATLELHGENFHAGLKVWFGDVEAETMYRYRGGGFPVSQRTGLVGSGVHAISIAAALTSMPHPQEPAVPGVCGTRRSRLRQRLALAAHTHHSAREPRAHRRPFLPQRLLLHLHARVQRAAGGPGRPGGARR, encoded by the exons ATGGAGCCAGAGGCAGAGGATTTGGGACGGAAGCGTAGGACCCCTGAAGCCCTCCTGCCTTCTGTTTATTCCTCAGCTGATGAACGCTGTTCCCAGGGGGACTTCCCGCCTCGAGAGGGCTACGTCCGCTACGGCTCCCTGGTGCAGCTCGTCTGCACGATCACGGGCATCACCCTACCTccgatg ATCATCCGCAAAGTAGCCAAACAGTGTGCCCTCCTTGACGTGGATGAGCCCATCTCCCAACTCCACAAGTGTGCATTCCAGTTTCCCGGTGGTCCTCCAGGAGGAGGTGGCACCTACTTATGTCTCGCTACAGAGAAGGTGGTGCTGTTTCAG GCCTCCCCCTGCCCCAAGGAGGCCAACAGAGCGCTGCTCAACGACAACTCTTGCTGGACCATCATCGGCACCGAGTCGGTGGAATTCTCCTTCAGCACCAGCCTGGCGTGCACCCGGGAGCCGGTCACTCCCGTGCCGCTCATCAGCACCCTCGAG CTGAGTGGCGGGGGCGACGTGGCCACCCTGGAGCTCCATGGTGAGAACTTCCACGCGGGGCTCAAAGTGTGGTTCGGGGACGTGGAGGCCGAAACCATGTACAGGTATAGGGGTGGGGGTTTCCCTGTCTCCCAGAGAACGGGGCTGGTGGGGAGTGGGGTGCACGCCATCAGCATCGCTGCTGCCCTGACCTCGATGCCCCACCCCCAGGAGCCCGCGGTCCCTGGTGTGTGTGGTACCCGACGTAGCCGTCTTCGGCAGCGACTGGCGCTGGCTGCGCACACCCATCACAGTGCCCGTGAGCCTCGTGCGCACCGACGGCCTTTTCTACCCCAGCGCCTTCTCCTTCACCTACACGCCCGAGTACAGCGCGCGGCCGGGGGCCCCGGGCGCCCCGGCGGCGCCCGCCGCTGA
- the RBPJL gene encoding recombining binding protein suppressor of hairless-like protein isoform X2: protein MEPEAEDLGRKRRTPEALLPSVYSSADERCSQGDFPPREGYVRYGSLVQLVCTITGITLPPMIIRKVAKQCALLDVDEPISQLHKCAFQFPGGPPGGGGTYLCLATEKVVLFQASPCPKEANRALLNDNSCWTIIGTESVEFSFSTSLACTREPVTPVPLISTLELSGGGDVATLELHGENFHAGLKVWFGDVEAETMYRSPRSLVCVVPDVAVFGSDWRWLRTPITVPVSLVRTDGLFYPSAFSFTYTPEYSARPGAPGAPAAPAADADALLESIHHEFTRTNFHLFIQT from the exons ATGGAGCCAGAGGCAGAGGATTTGGGACGGAAGCGTAGGACCCCTGAAGCCCTCCTGCCTTCTGTTTATTCCTCAGCTGATGAACGCTGTTCCCAGGGGGACTTCCCGCCTCGAGAGGGCTACGTCCGCTACGGCTCCCTGGTGCAGCTCGTCTGCACGATCACGGGCATCACCCTACCTccgatg ATCATCCGCAAAGTAGCCAAACAGTGTGCCCTCCTTGACGTGGATGAGCCCATCTCCCAACTCCACAAGTGTGCATTCCAGTTTCCCGGTGGTCCTCCAGGAGGAGGTGGCACCTACTTATGTCTCGCTACAGAGAAGGTGGTGCTGTTTCAG GCCTCCCCCTGCCCCAAGGAGGCCAACAGAGCGCTGCTCAACGACAACTCTTGCTGGACCATCATCGGCACCGAGTCGGTGGAATTCTCCTTCAGCACCAGCCTGGCGTGCACCCGGGAGCCGGTCACTCCCGTGCCGCTCATCAGCACCCTCGAG CTGAGTGGCGGGGGCGACGTGGCCACCCTGGAGCTCCATGGTGAGAACTTCCACGCGGGGCTCAAAGTGTGGTTCGGGGACGTGGAGGCCGAAACCATGTACAG GAGCCCGCGGTCCCTGGTGTGTGTGGTACCCGACGTAGCCGTCTTCGGCAGCGACTGGCGCTGGCTGCGCACACCCATCACAGTGCCCGTGAGCCTCGTGCGCACCGACGGCCTTTTCTACCCCAGCGCCTTCTCCTTCACCTACACGCCCGAGTACAGCGCGCGGCCGGGGGCCCCGGGCGCCCCGGCGGCGCCCGCCGCTGACGCCGACGCGCTCCTGGAGAGCATCCATCACGAGTTCACGCGCACCAACTTCCACCTCTTCATCCAGACGTAG